A window of Epinephelus fuscoguttatus linkage group LG24, E.fuscoguttatus.final_Chr_v1 contains these coding sequences:
- the kpnb3 gene encoding importin-5: MAEQQQQFYLLLGNLMSPDNNVRKQAEETYDTILGQNKITFLLQAIRDASAAEEVKQMAAVLLRRLLSSSFEEIYPGLTLEMQTAIKTELLTSIQQETSPNIRKKVCDIAAELTRNLIDDDGNNQWPEVLKFLFDSVNSDNVNLRESALHIFWNFPGIFGNQQQHYMEVIKRMLVQCMQDQANPQIRTLAARAAASFVLSNESNTALLKHFADLLPGILQAVNESCYQGDDSVLKSLVEIADTAPKYLRPNLEATLQLCLKLCADTNLTNMQRQLALEVIVTLSETAAAMLRKHTAIVAQSVPQMLAMMVDLEDDDEWAMADELEDDDFDSNAVAGESALDRIACGLGGKIILPMIKQHIMQMLQNPDWKYRHAGLMALSAIGEGCHQQMEAILQEIVSFVLLFCSDPHPRVRYAACNAIGQMATDFAPTFQKKFHDKVISALLQTMEDQSNPRVQAHAAAALINFTEDCPKTLLIPYLDSLVQHLHVIMVAKLQELIQKGTKLVLEQVVTSIASVADTAEEKFVPYYDLFMPSLKHIVENAVQKELRLLRGKTIECISLIGLAVGKEKFMPDASAVMQLLLKTQTDFNDLEDDDPQISYMISAWARMCKILGKEFQQYLPVVMGPLMKTASIKPEVALLDTQDMENISEDDGWEFVNLGDQQSFGIKTAGLEEKATACQMLVCYAKELKEGFVEYTEQVVKLMVPLLKFYFHDGVRVAAAESMPLLLECARVRGPEYLTQMWHFMCDALIKAIGTEPDSDVLSEIMHSFAKCIELMGDGCLNNEHFEELGGILKGKLEEHFKNQELRQAKRQDEDYDEQVEESLQDEDENDVYILTKVSDILHSVFSSYKEKVLPWFEQLLQLIVQLICPNRPWADRQWGLCIFDDVVEHCSPASFKYAEYFLRPMLQSLCDTSPEVRQAAAYGVGVMAQYGGENYRPFCTEAIPLLVRVIQAADSRSKENVNATENCISAVGKVMRFRPECVNVNEILPHWLGWLPLNEDKEEAVHTFDFLCDLIESNNPIVLGPDNANLPKIFLIIADGVANESVKSEDACSKRLANVIRQVQVSAGLWTQCVSTLNETQQKAIQDLLNTA; this comes from the exons ATGGcggaacagcagcagcagttctaCCTCTTGCTGGGCAACCTGATGAGCCCTGACAACAACGTCAGGAAGCAAGCAGAG GAGACCTATGACACCATCCTGGGCCAGAACAAGATCACATTCTTGCTGCAGGCTATCAGAGATGCATCTGCTGCAGAGGAG GTCAAACAGATGGCGGCGGTGCTGCTGCGGCGGCTGCTGTCATCGTCCTTCGAGGAGATCTACCCAGGCCTGACCCTGGAGATGCAGACGGCCATCAAGACGGAGCTGCTGACCAGCATCCAGCAGGAGACCTCGCCAAACATCCGCAAGAAGGTCTGCGACATTGCGGCAGAGCTCACCCGCAACCTCATCG ATGACGATGGGAATAACCAGTGGCCTGAGGTGCTCAAGTTTCTCTTTGACTCTGTCAACTCGGACAATGTTAACCTGCGAGAGTCTGCTCTGCACATATTCTG GAACTTCCCAGGAATCTTCggcaaccagcagcagcactatATGGAGGTTATCAAACGCATGCTTGTTCAGTGCATGCAGGACCAGGCAAACCCACAG ATTCGCACCCTGGCTGCTCGGGCTGCAGCATCCTTTGTCCTGTCAAACGAAAGCAACACAGCACTGCTGAAGCACTTTGCCGACCTGCTGCCAGGCATCCTGCAG GCGGTGAACGAGTCGTGCTACCAGGGAGATGACTCCGTGCTCAAGTCCTTGGTGGAAATTGCAGACACAGCACCCAAATACCTGAGACCCAACCTGGAGGCCACCCTGCAGCTCTGTCTGAAG CTGTGTGCCGACACCAACCTGACAAACATGCAGAGGCAGTTGGCGCTGGAGGTTATTGTCACCTTATCTGAGACCGCAGCAGCCATGCTGAGGAAACACACAGCCATTGTGGCTCAGAGTG TGCCCCAGATGCTGGCTATGATGGTGGACCTCGAGGACGATGACGAGTGGGCCATGGCTGATGAGCTGGAGGATGATGACTTTGACAG TAACGCTGTGGCTGGGGAGAGCGCCCTTGACAGAATCGCCTGCGGTCTGGGAGGGAAGATAATTTTGCCCATGATCAAACAGCACATCATGCAGATGCTGCAGAACC CTGACTGGAAGTACCGCCACGCTGGGCTGATGGCGCTGTCGGCCATCGGTGAGGGCtgccaccagcagatggaggcCATCCTCCAAGAGATTGTCAGCTTCGTCCTCCTCTTCTGCTCCGATCCT CACCCAAGGGTACGCTATGCTGCCTGCAACGCTATTGGACAAATGGCCACAGACTTTGCACCGACCTTCCAGAAGAAATTCCACGACAAG GTGATCTCAGCCCTGCTTCAGACCATGGAGGACCAGAGTAACCCTCGGGTGCAGGCGCACGCTGCCGCCGCCCTCATCAACTTTACAGAGGACTGTCCCAAAACACTGCTGATCCCTTACCTGGACAGCTTGGTGCAGCACCTTCACGTCATCATGGTAGCCAAGCTGCAAGAG TTGATCCAGAAGGGTACCAAACTGGTCCTGGAGCAGGTGGTGACGTCCATCGCCTCGGTGGCTGACACAGCCGAGGAGAAGTTTGTGCCATACTACGACCTGTTCATGCCCTCCCTCAAACACATCGTGGAGAACGCCGTGCAGAAGGAGCTCCGGCTGCTTCGCGGCAAGACCATCGAGTGCATCAGCCTCATCGGCCTGGCTGTCGGCAAGGAGAAG TTCATGCCAGATGCCTCCGCCGTCATGCAGCTGCTCCTCAAAACCCAGACAGACTTCAATGACCTGGAGGATGACGATCCTCAG ATCTCGTACATGATCTCAGCCTGGGCCAGGATGTGTAAGATCTTGGGCAAGGAGTTTCAGCAGTACCTGCCTGTGGTGATGGGGCCCCTGATGAAGACGGCCTCCATCAAGCCTGAGGTGGCCCTGCTCGACA CCCAGGACATGGAGAACATATCAGAGGATGACGGCTGGGAGTTTGTCAACCTGGGAGACCAGCAGAGTTTTGGCATCAAGACAGCCGGCCTGGAGGAGAAAGCCACTGCCTGCCAGATGCTG GTGTGCTATGCCAAAGAGCTGAAGGAGGGCTTTGTGGAGTACACGGAGCAGGTGGTGAAGCTGATGGTTCCTCTGCTCAAGTTTTACTTCCATGATG GTGTGCGGGTGGCTGCAGCCGAGTCCATGCCCCTGCTGCTGGAGTGCGCACGGGTGCGAGGACCCGAGTACCTCACCCAGATGTGGCACTTCATGTGCGACGCTCTCATCAAGGCCATCGGCACCGAGCCAGACTCTGATGTCCTGTCAGAGATCATGCACTCTTTTGCAAAG tGCATTGAGTTGATGGGAGACGGCTGTCTGAACAACGAGCATTTTGAGGAGCTGGGCGGCATCTTGAAAGGAAAACTGGAGGAGCATTTTAAGAACCAGGAGCTCAGACAGG CCAAGAGACAGGATGAAGACTATGATGAGCAGGTGGAAGAATCGTTACAAGACGAG GATGAGAACGACGTGTACATCCTGACCAAAGTGTCCGACATCCTGCACTCAGTGTTCAGCAGTTACAAAGAGAAGGTGCTGCCTTGGtttgagcagctgctgcagctcatcGTCCAGCTAATA TGTCCCAACAGGCCGTGGGCGGACAGACAGTGGGGTCTGTGCATCTTTGATGACGTGGTAGAGCACTGCAGCCCCGCCTCCTTCAAATACGCCGAGTATTTCCTGCGGCCGATGTTGCAGTCACTGTGCGACACGAGCCCAGAGGTTCGGCAGGCAGCCGCCTACGGTGTCGGTGTCATGGCTCAGTATGGAGGAGAGAATTACCGCCCATTCTGTACAG AGGCCATCCCCCTGCTGGTCCGAGTCATCCAGGCAGCTGACTCTCGCTCAAAGGAGAACGTCAACGCTACAGAGAACTGCATCTCCGCTGTAGGAAAAGTCATGAGGTTTCGGCCGGAGTGCGTAAACGTTAACGAGATCCTCCCCCACTGGCTCGGCTGGCTACCGCTCAACGAGGACAAAGAGGAGGCCGTGCACACGTTTGACTTCCTGTGTGACCTCATTGAAAG CAACAACCCCATCGTCCTCGGACCAGACAACGCCAACCTTCCCAAAATCTTCCTTATTATCGCAGATGGAGTTGCGAACGAATCGGTTAAGAGTGAAGACGCATGCAGCAAACGGCTGGCAAATGTCATCCGTCAAGTACAG